In one Pseudoalteromonas rubra genomic region, the following are encoded:
- the uvrY gene encoding UvrY/SirA/GacA family response regulator transcription factor, whose protein sequence is MINVLLVDDHELVRTGIKRILDDVRGFKVVGEAKTGEEAVSYCRQSEPDIVLMDMNMPGIGGLEATKKICRYCPDVKVIVLTVHCEDPFPSKVMQIGAHGYLTKSAGPDEMINAIRAVNAGQRYIAPEIAQQIALAQFSGKVDENPFQSLSDRELQIMLMITKGEKAQDIADRLNLSSKTVNSYRYRMFEKLNVSGDVELTHLAIRHKMIDIDSSH, encoded by the coding sequence TTGATTAACGTACTTTTAGTTGATGATCATGAACTTGTCAGAACCGGTATAAAGCGCATTCTGGATGACGTGCGCGGGTTTAAAGTGGTCGGAGAGGCTAAAACGGGTGAAGAGGCGGTCAGTTACTGTCGCCAAAGTGAACCTGATATCGTGTTAATGGATATGAATATGCCAGGTATTGGCGGTCTGGAAGCAACAAAGAAGATTTGTCGCTACTGCCCGGACGTGAAAGTGATTGTACTGACCGTGCATTGTGAAGATCCGTTCCCCAGTAAGGTCATGCAGATTGGGGCGCACGGTTATTTAACCAAAAGTGCAGGCCCGGATGAGATGATCAACGCGATCCGAGCTGTCAATGCGGGCCAGCGTTATATCGCGCCTGAAATTGCACAGCAAATCGCGCTGGCGCAATTTAGTGGCAAGGTGGATGAAAACCCGTTCCAGTCTCTGTCTGATCGTGAACTGCAAATCATGCTGATGATCACCAAAGGTGAAAAAGCACAGGACATTGCGGACAGGCTTAACCTGAGCTCTAAAACGGTGAATAGCTATCGCTATCGTATGTTCGAGAAGCTGAATGTCAGTGGCGATGTTGAGCTAACACACCTGGCCATTCGCCATAAAATGATTGATATAGACAGCTCTCACTAA
- a CDS encoding dicarboxylate/amino acid:cation symporter, producing MSLILKLVAGIFAGVLAGFYLPMLMVELLYTVKVIIGQLISFTIPLIILFYIASGIAGLPKTSGHLLGKTVGFAYGSTVIAGTLAVVLVSMVVPMFDGSVAYQAAEATKVESLIKLEVPPLMGVMTALATAFVFGIGISQLHLTQLKQVVDQGRDVIDALLAKVIIPALPFYIAGVFAEMAVAGTVADTLSTFGVVLLAAVAMHWLWLAFLYITSGVLLKRNPVELIRNMLPAYFTAIGTMSSAATIPVSLRASKSNKVKEEVANFTVPLCATIHLSGSTITIVTCTMAVMLLSPTMALPSLAEMLPFIFMLGIVMIAAPGAPGGAVMSALGLLSTMLGFDESAVALMIALYLAQDSFGTACNVTGDGVIALWVDRFSERDLKLHGNS from the coding sequence ATGTCTCTTATTTTAAAACTTGTCGCTGGTATTTTCGCCGGTGTCCTGGCGGGCTTTTATCTGCCTATGCTGATGGTTGAGCTGCTGTACACTGTAAAAGTGATTATTGGTCAGCTTATTTCCTTCACTATTCCGCTTATTATTTTATTCTATATTGCATCTGGCATTGCCGGCTTGCCTAAGACATCAGGGCATTTACTGGGTAAAACGGTTGGTTTTGCTTACGGCTCTACCGTGATTGCTGGTACTTTGGCTGTGGTGCTGGTCAGTATGGTTGTGCCTATGTTTGACGGCAGTGTGGCTTATCAGGCCGCAGAAGCAACGAAAGTAGAGAGCCTTATCAAGCTAGAAGTTCCCCCTCTGATGGGCGTGATGACTGCACTGGCGACTGCTTTTGTGTTTGGTATTGGGATCAGTCAGCTTCACCTGACGCAGCTAAAGCAGGTTGTGGATCAGGGACGTGATGTCATTGATGCGTTACTTGCTAAAGTGATTATCCCGGCTTTGCCATTTTATATTGCCGGCGTGTTTGCAGAGATGGCGGTTGCGGGCACGGTAGCGGATACCCTGAGTACGTTTGGGGTGGTGTTGCTGGCTGCCGTTGCAATGCACTGGCTGTGGTTGGCATTTTTATATATCACCTCGGGCGTGTTGTTAAAACGTAACCCGGTGGAGTTGATTAGAAATATGCTGCCGGCTTATTTTACCGCAATTGGTACTATGTCCAGTGCCGCGACGATCCCGGTTTCCCTGCGCGCCAGCAAATCAAACAAAGTGAAAGAAGAAGTCGCTAACTTCACCGTACCTTTATGTGCAACTATCCATCTGTCTGGTTCTACGATTACCATTGTCACCTGTACCATGGCTGTGATGTTGCTGTCTCCGACGATGGCTTTGCCCTCGCTGGCTGAGATGCTGCCGTTCATCTTCATGCTGGGTATCGTTATGATTGCCGCACCAGGTGCGCCGGGCGGGGCGGTTATGTCTGCCCTGGGATTACTCAGTACCATGCTGGGCTTCGATGAAAGTGCGGTTGCGCTGATGATCGCTTTGTATCTGGCACAGGATAGTTTTGGTACCGCTTGTAACGTAACGGGTGATGGTGTGATTGCATTGTGGGTAGACCGTTTTTCGGAGCGGGATCTAAAATTACACGGCAATTCTTAG
- a CDS encoding carbohydrate binding family 9 domain-containing protein yields the protein MLNKIFSSLCFAVPSLWFSATAFATEPAIPYINASVSIDGQLEEAVWQQAKVITIDNVTWPYENTPSPVQTSVRVFENGQSLFLAFDAKDPDPSQIRAFFRDRDRNWNDDLVGIKIDSFNTGRSAYQFFINPLGVQQDSIENVLSGSEDDSWNGIWDSAGQINESGYVVEVEIPLRVLNFDNSQDTKTMAMEFLRFYPRSERLRISSMQIAHENQCWVCQMPAYTGFSGAQQSSNLAVIPSMVVSRQQTRDIDGSTIPDWENDTDYEPGLDVKWAITPDTTLNATLNPDFSQVEADNGQLSVNNSFSLFFPEKRAFFLDNADYFSSHINLLHTRNIAAPDYGAKLTGSKQGHTYAAFVTNDEFTNVMVPGNLGSSVVSLEQKSENAALRYRYDADETLSVGALTTTRQSNDYKNQLFSLDGKYEPTANDTFKAQILTSKTDYDPAMVKELCDDETLEDCEIDESVLRTQLEDDNQGLGYMLDYRHNRKHWKAFASYRNYDAALRADMGFLSQVDFNKFITGFEYRWYGDENTWWNRTRWYTDWDISHNENGELLEKEVQSNIAISGPLQSIIDFGFDHRKRTGLRHDETSLDIDGNTDLFTENTQWIYLESKPAPGVFSGLTLRRGNRVDLANNRMADERYIRPLLDFYLGQHFEIRLRHTYQKLTAEGMEVFTANLSDVRFTYQFNINSYLRLAFIKTDIRRNQANYIDDVDSHYKRLSTQLLYAYKLNPQTVFFAGYSDNGYQDDDLSKISKDNKTFFAKFSYAWLL from the coding sequence ATGTTAAATAAAATTTTTAGTTCACTGTGCTTCGCTGTTCCCTCTTTGTGGTTCAGTGCCACCGCCTTTGCAACAGAGCCTGCTATTCCTTATATCAATGCCAGCGTATCCATCGACGGGCAACTAGAGGAGGCTGTATGGCAACAAGCTAAAGTGATTACCATCGATAATGTCACCTGGCCTTATGAAAATACACCAAGCCCGGTACAAACCAGTGTACGGGTATTCGAAAATGGTCAGTCGTTATTTCTGGCCTTTGATGCCAAAGATCCAGACCCCAGCCAGATCCGGGCGTTTTTTCGCGACCGGGACCGTAACTGGAATGACGATCTGGTCGGCATAAAAATAGACTCCTTCAACACCGGCCGCAGTGCTTATCAATTCTTCATCAACCCGCTGGGTGTTCAGCAAGATTCGATAGAGAATGTACTCAGTGGCAGCGAGGACGATTCCTGGAATGGTATTTGGGATTCTGCCGGGCAAATCAATGAGTCTGGGTATGTGGTTGAAGTAGAGATCCCCTTACGTGTACTCAATTTTGATAACAGCCAGGACACCAAAACCATGGCCATGGAGTTCCTGCGCTTTTACCCACGTAGCGAAAGGCTGCGTATTTCCAGCATGCAAATCGCCCATGAAAATCAATGCTGGGTTTGCCAGATGCCAGCATACACCGGATTTTCTGGCGCGCAGCAAAGCAGCAACCTTGCCGTGATCCCCTCTATGGTTGTCAGTCGCCAGCAAACCAGAGACATAGATGGCAGCACGATCCCGGATTGGGAAAACGACACCGACTATGAACCCGGGCTGGATGTCAAATGGGCAATTACCCCAGACACAACACTGAATGCGACGCTCAACCCGGACTTTTCTCAGGTAGAAGCCGACAATGGCCAACTCAGTGTAAACAACAGCTTTAGCTTGTTCTTCCCGGAAAAGCGGGCCTTTTTCCTCGACAATGCAGACTACTTTTCCTCACACATTAATCTGTTGCACACCCGTAACATTGCTGCGCCGGATTACGGGGCCAAACTAACCGGTAGCAAGCAAGGCCACACCTATGCCGCTTTTGTCACTAACGATGAGTTTACCAATGTCATGGTGCCAGGAAACCTGGGATCCAGTGTCGTTTCCTTGGAACAAAAAAGTGAAAATGCCGCTCTGCGCTACCGCTATGATGCCGACGAGACACTCTCTGTGGGCGCACTAACCACAACCCGGCAAAGTAATGATTACAAGAATCAGTTGTTCAGCCTGGACGGTAAATACGAGCCCACTGCGAACGATACGTTCAAAGCACAGATCTTAACGTCAAAAACAGACTATGATCCGGCTATGGTCAAAGAGCTTTGTGATGATGAGACACTGGAAGACTGTGAAATAGACGAAAGCGTACTGCGCACTCAGCTTGAAGATGATAATCAAGGCCTGGGTTATATGCTGGACTATCGTCATAACCGCAAACACTGGAAAGCCTTTGCCAGCTATCGCAACTATGATGCCGCGCTGCGTGCCGACATGGGATTCTTGTCGCAAGTGGACTTCAATAAGTTTATTACCGGGTTTGAATACCGTTGGTACGGTGATGAAAACACCTGGTGGAACCGTACACGCTGGTATACTGACTGGGATATTAGCCACAATGAAAACGGTGAGTTACTGGAAAAAGAAGTCCAGAGTAATATTGCTATCAGTGGACCATTGCAAAGTATCATTGATTTTGGTTTCGATCATCGCAAGCGTACCGGATTACGCCATGACGAAACCAGCCTGGACATTGATGGCAACACAGACTTATTTACCGAAAACACGCAATGGATTTACCTGGAGAGTAAACCCGCACCAGGCGTCTTCAGTGGGCTCACCTTACGCAGAGGTAACCGCGTTGATTTAGCCAATAATCGCATGGCGGACGAGCGTTACATACGCCCTTTGCTGGACTTCTACCTTGGTCAGCACTTTGAGATCCGACTTCGTCATACGTATCAAAAGCTCACCGCTGAAGGTATGGAAGTGTTTACAGCGAACCTGAGCGATGTGCGTTTCACTTATCAGTTTAACATTAACAGTTATCTGAGGCTGGCATTCATTAAAACGGATATTCGCCGCAATCAGGCCAACTACATTGATGATGTAGACAGTCACTATAAACGCCTGAGTACCCAATTGCTTTACGCTTATAAGCTGAATCCACAGACCGTGTTTTTTGCCGGCTATTCAGACAATGGGTATCAGGATGATGATTTGAGTAAAATCAGCAAAGACAACAAGACGTTTTTTGCTAAGTTTAGCTACGCCTGGCTGCTGTGA
- the cysK gene encoding cysteine synthase A codes for MSNVFADNSLAIGNTPIVKLNRVTGGNVFAKIESRNPSFSVKCRIGASMIWEAEKAGLLSEGKELIEPTSGNTGIALAFVAASRGYKLTLTMPNTMSLERRKLLKALGANLVLTEGAKGMKGAIEKANEILAGDPEKYVLLQQFENPANPKIHEETTGPEIFEAMDGAIDYFVAGVGTGGTISGVTRYLKKEKGLDVKSIAVEPVDSAVISQALAGEELKPGPHKIQGIGAGFIPGNLDLELLDGTEQVSNEDAIAMAHQLMKDEGILVGISSGAAVVAAKRLAEKPENADKNIVVILPSATERYLSSPLFADEFTDQEMVQ; via the coding sequence ATGTCGAACGTTTTTGCAGATAACAGCCTGGCAATTGGCAACACCCCGATTGTTAAACTTAACCGCGTAACTGGTGGCAATGTCTTTGCCAAAATTGAATCTCGTAACCCGAGCTTCAGCGTGAAGTGCCGCATCGGTGCCTCTATGATTTGGGAAGCCGAGAAAGCCGGTTTGCTAAGCGAAGGCAAAGAGCTGATCGAGCCAACTTCTGGTAACACAGGTATTGCACTGGCTTTCGTTGCAGCATCCCGTGGTTACAAGCTAACCCTGACCATGCCAAACACCATGAGTCTTGAGCGTCGTAAGCTACTAAAAGCACTGGGTGCAAACCTGGTGCTAACTGAAGGTGCCAAAGGTATGAAAGGCGCCATCGAGAAAGCCAACGAAATCCTGGCTGGCGACCCAGAAAAATACGTACTGCTACAACAATTCGAGAACCCAGCTAACCCGAAAATCCATGAAGAGACCACAGGTCCTGAAATTTTCGAAGCGATGGACGGTGCAATCGATTACTTCGTAGCCGGTGTTGGTACAGGCGGCACAATTTCTGGTGTAACCCGTTACCTGAAGAAAGAGAAAGGCCTGGATGTTAAATCAATTGCGGTAGAGCCGGTTGATTCAGCCGTTATTTCTCAAGCTCTGGCTGGTGAAGAGTTAAAGCCTGGCCCACACAAAATTCAGGGCATCGGCGCTGGTTTCATTCCTGGTAACCTGGATCTTGAGCTACTTGATGGTACAGAGCAAGTATCAAACGAAGATGCAATTGCAATGGCGCATCAGCTAATGAAAGACGAAGGTATCTTAGTCGGTATTTCTTCTGGTGCTGCAGTGGTTGCTGCTAAGCGCCTGGCAGAGAAGCCTGAAAATGCAGACAAGAACATCGTGGTTATTCTGCCAAGTGCAACAGAGCGTTACTTGTCGAGCCCATTATTTGCTGATGAGTTCACCGATCAGGAGATGGTTCAGTAA